From Acidothermus cellulolyticus 11B, a single genomic window includes:
- the pdxH gene encoding pyridoxamine 5'-phosphate oxidase, whose amino-acid sequence MRHGTHTGSNPYAEAYVEVTAGGLAETDLAADPIEQFRRWLADAIRYNLPEPTAMVVATADADGRPSSRHVLLKSVDDGFVFFTNYRSRKGRDLSENPSASLCFPWFAIGRQVVVLGTVTKVTREETEEYFASRPRDSQCGAWSSENQSSVVPSRAWLDERYAEVAQRFAGVEHIPPPPFWGGFRVIPETVEFWQARPARMHDRLRYRRTADGERPWIIERLSP is encoded by the coding sequence ATGCGACACGGCACACACACCGGGTCGAACCCTTATGCCGAGGCTTACGTCGAGGTCACTGCCGGCGGTCTTGCCGAGACCGACCTGGCAGCCGATCCGATCGAGCAGTTCCGGCGCTGGCTCGCCGATGCGATCCGATACAACCTGCCGGAACCCACCGCGATGGTCGTCGCGACCGCGGACGCCGACGGCCGGCCGAGCAGCCGCCACGTCTTGCTCAAGAGCGTGGACGACGGCTTTGTCTTCTTCACCAACTACCGGTCCCGGAAAGGACGGGACCTTTCGGAAAATCCCTCGGCAAGTCTGTGTTTTCCGTGGTTTGCCATCGGACGGCAAGTCGTGGTCTTAGGCACTGTGACGAAAGTCACCCGCGAGGAAACTGAGGAATACTTCGCGAGTCGGCCTCGGGACTCACAGTGTGGCGCATGGTCCAGTGAGAATCAGTCGTCGGTTGTTCCGTCGCGCGCCTGGCTTGATGAGCGATACGCAGAAGTTGCTCAGCGGTTTGCCGGCGTCGAACACATCCCACCGCCGCCATTCTGGGGTGGTTTCCGCGTGATACCCGAGACGGTGGAGTTCTGGCAGGCCCGGCCGGCCCGCATGCATGATCGATTGCGTTATCGGCGGACAGCGGATGGCGAACGACCGTGGATCATCGAACGGCTCTCGCCGTAG
- a CDS encoding MFS transporter, whose protein sequence is MTEDTAEPATARVSYPRDRITWLAYTQFALYGYFLYAFTPAVNLLRSDEHVSRAVAALHGTGMAVGGVLVGILAPPLINRLGRRRLLWSALAAMCAGIVLLVVVPLLPLTLAGSILGGFGGVLLGNLSTAILSSHHPGPAGAAAVTEGTGIGSGIGLLAPLALSGAIATHLGWRAGMLILVACAGGAFLVFARSTTPPEPIPTRRGTPRPRMPGRFWIACTVLILTTSIEFSMTIWTSDVLHSHVGASTASATAGVTLIVLGMTVGRLTASPLALRYSADWLLAGAFVLTLIGFGVFWNSHHLPVAYLGLFLTGLGIALHYPLAIARIVWASDGHPDLATSYASLGGGAAIGLAPFALGALADHVGSHTAMLLVPVFTLLGFLAVAASRTPSPRRSQLVSSAVRS, encoded by the coding sequence ATGACGGAAGACACCGCCGAACCAGCGACGGCGCGTGTGTCTTACCCGCGCGACCGCATTACGTGGCTCGCGTACACCCAATTCGCGCTGTACGGATATTTCCTCTACGCCTTCACCCCGGCGGTGAACCTGCTCCGCTCGGACGAGCACGTCAGCCGGGCCGTCGCCGCCCTCCACGGCACTGGGATGGCCGTCGGTGGCGTCCTGGTCGGAATCCTCGCGCCCCCGCTCATCAACCGGCTCGGACGACGCCGGCTTTTGTGGTCCGCACTGGCCGCAATGTGCGCCGGAATAGTCCTGCTGGTGGTAGTGCCGCTCCTCCCACTCACCCTTGCCGGTTCGATTCTTGGCGGTTTCGGCGGCGTCCTGCTCGGCAATCTCAGCACCGCCATCCTCAGCAGCCACCATCCGGGACCGGCCGGCGCCGCGGCGGTCACCGAGGGAACCGGGATCGGCTCCGGCATTGGGCTCCTCGCTCCGCTTGCGCTCAGTGGTGCCATCGCGACCCACCTCGGCTGGCGGGCGGGAATGCTGATCCTGGTGGCCTGCGCCGGTGGCGCGTTCCTCGTCTTCGCCCGGTCAACCACCCCGCCGGAACCGATCCCTACCCGCCGCGGCACCCCACGACCTCGGATGCCGGGCAGATTCTGGATCGCCTGCACTGTGCTCATCCTCACGACGTCCATCGAGTTCTCCATGACGATCTGGACGTCGGACGTCCTGCACAGTCACGTCGGCGCCTCGACAGCGTCGGCGACCGCCGGGGTGACGCTCATCGTTCTCGGCATGACGGTAGGACGGCTCACGGCGAGCCCGCTCGCGCTGCGATACTCCGCCGACTGGCTCCTCGCAGGCGCCTTCGTGCTGACACTTATCGGATTCGGCGTCTTCTGGAACTCGCATCACCTGCCGGTCGCCTACCTTGGCCTCTTCCTCACCGGGCTGGGTATCGCCCTGCACTACCCGCTCGCCATCGCCCGGATCGTCTGGGCCTCCGACGGTCACCCCGATTTGGCGACCAGCTACGCCTCGCTCGGCGGCGGTGCGGCGATCGGGCTCGCGCCCTTCGCCCTCGGCGCACTCGCCGACCATGTCGGCTCGCACACGGCGATGCTCCTTGTCCCGGTCTTCACCCTCCTCGGGTTCCTCGCGGTCGCCGCCTCCCGTACCCCGTCGCCACGGCGGAGTCAGCTCGTCAGCTCGGCTGTGCGAAGCTGA
- a CDS encoding DUF2530 domain-containing protein gives MSRRSDVGEPPKPLPVNPFPPIAIGTGLWALAAIALFIVRPTLVQHGAGWWFWVAVSGVALGLWGLLFLTVQHRTRTRRISNRTGLGRPDVDRHT, from the coding sequence GTGTCTCGACGATCGGACGTCGGCGAACCGCCGAAGCCGTTGCCGGTAAATCCGTTCCCCCCGATTGCCATCGGCACCGGACTATGGGCGCTCGCCGCGATCGCGCTCTTCATCGTGCGCCCGACCCTCGTCCAGCACGGCGCCGGCTGGTGGTTCTGGGTCGCCGTCAGCGGCGTCGCTCTGGGCCTGTGGGGCCTGCTCTTCCTCACGGTGCAGCACCGCACCCGCACTCGACGGATCAGTAACCGCACCGGACTCGGTCGTCCCGACGTCGACCGCCACACCTGA
- a CDS encoding O-antigen ligase family protein, translating into MVVGTASGERIDDRALAVECVAVGLGMAVAGGAFAPPAAAVFAGVAIALLIVGLVLLPTARLLVRSRLSYAVLAFAAWWTASGLAHHDGMVAMRLAAGMVGSVAAYVVVGALTTRGRELVAAGFLGGAAILAGTGLIDVSVAMAAGRGPFDSWLLTDERSVRLAGPLHYPEAFALWLSFSFLAGALVRTRRVQPLVSLSQVVVGCGILASESRGALVAFAAALIVAGRRLSRATRNAVVALAVCAPLVLAAQRLAGATAVLYPLSLAAAVLTVLLIGRGLLVRGRLDQRPANRWRDRVMAAVLRLRWLIGGVWLVTTCGLLVTQRRWVDGLDPSWWQRLRVAKAAIHLISGHVWSGLGPDPVFRAPTATGVPGWAYFTHNEFLEIALSLGIPGLVAVVALAAWVAWRLRPHRIGLAVLAAVVVAGLFDFGWHFPVLGWVAASVAACEVGQRRLRRQPFGVWCARNCRRVVKSCTLAG; encoded by the coding sequence GTGGTCGTAGGTACGGCAAGCGGGGAGCGTATCGACGACCGTGCGCTCGCGGTCGAGTGCGTCGCGGTAGGCCTCGGCATGGCCGTGGCTGGCGGGGCCTTCGCCCCTCCAGCGGCAGCCGTCTTCGCCGGGGTCGCGATTGCGCTGCTCATTGTTGGTCTGGTCCTGCTTCCTACCGCGCGCCTCCTCGTGCGATCGCGGCTGTCGTACGCCGTCCTTGCTTTTGCTGCGTGGTGGACGGCGTCCGGTCTCGCCCATCACGACGGCATGGTGGCAATGCGGCTTGCGGCGGGGATGGTCGGGTCGGTTGCGGCGTACGTCGTGGTAGGTGCCTTGACCACGCGGGGCCGGGAGTTGGTCGCGGCCGGGTTCTTGGGCGGAGCGGCGATCCTCGCCGGGACCGGCTTGATCGACGTGAGCGTCGCGATGGCAGCCGGCCGCGGTCCCTTTGATTCGTGGCTGCTGACGGACGAGCGGTCCGTGCGACTGGCGGGTCCACTCCACTACCCGGAGGCGTTCGCGCTCTGGCTTAGTTTCTCTTTCCTGGCGGGTGCGCTCGTGCGGACTCGCCGGGTTCAGCCGCTGGTCTCGCTTTCCCAGGTGGTTGTCGGCTGCGGAATTCTCGCCTCCGAAAGCCGGGGTGCCCTTGTCGCGTTCGCCGCGGCGCTCATCGTGGCCGGCCGTCGGCTGAGCCGGGCCACGCGGAACGCCGTTGTCGCCCTTGCGGTCTGTGCGCCGTTGGTGCTGGCCGCGCAGCGGCTCGCGGGCGCGACGGCCGTGCTGTATCCGCTCTCTTTAGCGGCCGCCGTTCTTACGGTGCTCCTCATCGGACGCGGTCTGCTCGTCCGCGGACGTCTCGATCAGCGACCGGCGAACCGGTGGCGTGATCGTGTCATGGCCGCAGTGCTTCGCTTGCGGTGGCTGATCGGTGGAGTCTGGTTGGTGACCACCTGCGGTCTGCTTGTGACGCAGCGTCGCTGGGTCGACGGTCTGGATCCGAGTTGGTGGCAGCGACTTCGGGTAGCCAAGGCCGCAATTCACCTGATCAGCGGGCACGTGTGGAGCGGGCTTGGACCTGATCCCGTTTTCCGTGCGCCGACCGCGACCGGCGTCCCGGGATGGGCGTACTTCACGCACAACGAGTTCTTGGAGATCGCGCTGAGTCTCGGCATTCCAGGCTTGGTGGCGGTGGTGGCCCTCGCAGCGTGGGTGGCCTGGCGGCTGCGACCGCACCGGATCGGACTCGCTGTGCTGGCAGCAGTGGTGGTGGCCGGCTTGTTCGATTTCGGGTGGCACTTCCCGGTACTCGGCTGGGTGGCGGCGAGCGTCGCGGCTTGCGAGGTGGGTCAGCGGCGACTTAGACGGCAACCATTCGGCGTCTGGTGTGCTCGGAACTGTCGTCGTGTTGTGAAATCCTGCACACTGGCGGGGTGA
- a CDS encoding citrate synthase 2 has translation MSDFVPGLEGVVAFETQIAEPDRNGGSLRYRGVDIEELVGRVSYGDVWGLLVDDSFTPGLPPFNTLELPHRSGDVRVDVQAGLAMLAPQLGFKPLLDIDEQQARDELAQASVTALSYVAQSARGDLPPVPQSEVDQGRTAVEQFLLRWRGELNPIHVKALDAYWVSAAEHGMNASTFTARVVASTGADVAAALSAAVGAMSGPLHGGAPTRVLHMVEEVERTGDAEGYVKSVLDRHERLMGFGHRIYRAEDPRARVLRRTARELGSPHYDAAYALEQAALAELRARRPDRPIETNVEFWAALVLDLAGVPAHMFAAMFTCARVAGWSAHILEEKRSGRLVRPTARYVGHGPRPASSVPGWDAAIRRHG, from the coding sequence ATGTCTGACTTCGTTCCGGGGCTAGAAGGAGTTGTCGCGTTCGAGACCCAAATCGCCGAACCGGATAGAAATGGGGGCTCTCTGCGCTACCGAGGGGTCGACATCGAAGAACTCGTCGGGCGGGTTTCGTACGGCGATGTCTGGGGACTCCTGGTGGACGATTCCTTCACCCCGGGTCTTCCACCCTTCAACACGCTGGAGTTACCACATCGGTCCGGCGACGTGCGGGTCGACGTCCAAGCCGGCTTGGCCATGCTCGCCCCCCAGCTGGGCTTCAAACCCTTGTTGGACATCGACGAGCAGCAGGCGCGTGACGAGCTTGCGCAAGCCTCAGTGACCGCCCTCTCCTACGTCGCGCAGTCGGCGCGTGGCGACTTGCCGCCGGTACCCCAATCGGAAGTGGACCAGGGCCGGACGGCGGTTGAGCAGTTCCTGCTGCGCTGGCGCGGAGAACTGAATCCCATCCACGTCAAGGCATTGGACGCGTACTGGGTTTCGGCCGCCGAGCACGGCATGAACGCGTCGACCTTCACCGCACGGGTGGTCGCATCGACCGGGGCCGATGTCGCCGCGGCGCTCTCGGCAGCCGTGGGCGCCATGTCCGGCCCGCTCCACGGAGGTGCGCCGACCCGGGTGCTGCACATGGTCGAGGAGGTCGAACGGACCGGCGACGCCGAAGGCTACGTCAAGAGCGTGCTCGACCGCCATGAGCGGTTGATGGGTTTCGGGCACCGCATTTACCGGGCTGAGGATCCGCGCGCCCGGGTGCTGCGTCGTACGGCGCGCGAGCTCGGCTCGCCGCACTATGACGCAGCCTACGCACTCGAGCAGGCGGCGTTGGCCGAATTGCGGGCCCGCCGGCCGGACCGCCCGATCGAAACGAATGTCGAATTCTGGGCTGCGCTGGTCCTGGATTTGGCCGGCGTGCCGGCGCATATGTTCGCCGCCATGTTCACCTGCGCCCGGGTCGCCGGTTGGAGCGCCCACATTCTGGAGGAAAAACGCAGCGGCCGGCTGGTACGACCGACAGCGCGGTATGTCGGTCACGGCCCGCGCCCGGCGTCCTCCGTTCCCGGTTGGGACGCGGCGATTCGACGACACGGGTGA
- a CDS encoding UdgX family uracil-DNA binding protein (This protein belongs to the uracil DNA glycosylase superfamily, members of which act in excision repair of DNA. However, it belongs more specifically to UdgX branch, whose founding member was found to bind uracil in DNA (where it does not belong), without cleaving it, appears to promote DNA repair by a pathway involving RecA, rather than base excision.): MTADYPGAARWVPTGAGLDELRRAARGCQGCPLYRNATQTVFSSGPPTARIVLVGEQPGDQEDRRGAPFVGPAGNILDRALEEVGIDRAAAYVTNAVKHFKFRQDGPGARRIHQTPDQREITACRPWLAAELAIVDPDIIVALGATAGRALFGPDFRVNRTRGALLPWPAPPHEDAVRVNKFFLATIHPSAVLRADDREAAYQGLVADLRLAAEVLG; the protein is encoded by the coding sequence ATGACAGCTGACTATCCAGGAGCGGCCCGGTGGGTGCCGACCGGTGCCGGATTGGACGAGCTGCGGAGGGCCGCCCGCGGATGCCAGGGCTGCCCGCTGTATCGCAACGCGACCCAGACCGTCTTCAGCAGCGGCCCGCCTACGGCACGAATCGTGCTCGTTGGCGAACAACCCGGTGACCAGGAGGACCGCCGAGGGGCGCCCTTCGTTGGACCAGCCGGAAATATCCTCGACCGCGCCCTCGAGGAGGTCGGCATCGACCGAGCGGCCGCCTACGTCACCAATGCGGTCAAGCACTTCAAATTCCGTCAGGACGGGCCGGGCGCGCGGCGCATTCACCAAACACCTGACCAACGGGAAATCACAGCGTGCCGGCCGTGGCTTGCCGCCGAACTGGCCATCGTCGATCCGGACATCATCGTCGCCCTCGGCGCTACGGCCGGACGGGCCTTGTTTGGGCCGGATTTTCGGGTCAATCGGACCAGAGGCGCGCTGCTGCCATGGCCCGCACCGCCGCACGAGGACGCCGTCCGGGTAAACAAGTTCTTTCTCGCCACCATTCACCCGTCCGCGGTCCTGCGCGCGGACGACCGGGAGGCGGCGTATCAGGGACTTGTCGCCGATCTTCGGTTGGCCGCGGAGGTTCTTGGTTGA
- a CDS encoding MFS transporter → MFRALAVRNYRLYATGQLVSNTGTWMARVTQDWLVYHILTRDNSFALGAVTALQFLPTLLFGMHGGLLADRYPKRRVLVGTQSAMALLSIVSGVLIATHVIALWSISVIVFLFGIASALDMPVRQAFVVEMVGRELVQNAVSLNSATFNAARLIGPAVAGVLIEAFGTAPSFFLNAASYLAVIGVLVAMRADELRVAPRVGRRAGQLREGLRYVAEHPELAIPIALIGLVGTFGLNFPITNALMARGAFHQNAGGYGLLSTTQAIGAVIGALATARRRRRPRLRLLFGLATVFALFEGLSGLAPSYLIFAVLLIPIGAAAIAFATSCNSSVQLGAKPAMQGRAMALYVTVFTGGTPVGSLLVGWLGNVLGPRGTLAVQGLICVVSAVAVAAVYARRLGWRRPPFTRRRRRGGLTAAEIAEPTLADVSTR, encoded by the coding sequence ATGTTCCGGGCCCTTGCGGTCCGCAACTACCGGCTGTACGCCACCGGCCAACTGGTCTCCAATACCGGGACGTGGATGGCCCGGGTCACGCAGGATTGGCTCGTTTACCACATCCTGACCCGCGATAACAGCTTTGCGCTCGGCGCCGTGACAGCTCTGCAATTCCTGCCCACCCTGCTTTTCGGGATGCACGGAGGCCTGCTGGCCGATCGCTACCCGAAGCGTAGGGTCCTCGTCGGCACCCAGAGCGCGATGGCGCTGCTCAGCATCGTGAGCGGCGTTCTCATCGCGACGCACGTCATCGCTCTGTGGTCCATTTCCGTCATCGTGTTCCTGTTCGGCATCGCTTCTGCGTTGGACATGCCGGTCCGGCAGGCCTTTGTCGTGGAAATGGTCGGGCGGGAACTTGTCCAGAACGCGGTGAGCTTGAATTCCGCCACGTTTAATGCGGCGCGCCTGATCGGTCCCGCCGTGGCGGGCGTGCTCATTGAAGCTTTCGGCACCGCGCCGTCGTTTTTCCTCAACGCCGCCTCGTACCTCGCCGTCATCGGCGTCCTCGTCGCGATGCGCGCCGACGAGCTTCGGGTCGCCCCCCGAGTGGGACGGCGCGCCGGTCAGCTGCGGGAGGGATTGCGCTATGTCGCAGAGCATCCGGAGCTCGCCATCCCGATCGCCTTGATCGGGCTGGTCGGCACGTTCGGTTTGAATTTCCCAATCACCAATGCCTTGATGGCCCGCGGGGCCTTCCATCAGAACGCCGGCGGCTACGGGCTTCTGTCGACCACGCAGGCGATCGGCGCGGTGATCGGTGCATTGGCCACGGCACGCCGACGCCGGCGGCCGCGGTTGCGCCTCCTCTTCGGATTGGCAACAGTTTTTGCGTTGTTCGAAGGACTTTCCGGGCTTGCGCCCAGTTATCTCATCTTTGCCGTACTCCTCATCCCGATCGGCGCAGCAGCCATTGCCTTTGCGACGTCGTGCAATTCCAGCGTGCAATTGGGCGCCAAGCCGGCGATGCAGGGACGGGCGATGGCGCTGTACGTCACGGTGTTCACCGGAGGAACTCCGGTCGGCTCCCTGCTGGTCGGTTGGCTCGGCAATGTTCTGGGACCGCGCGGGACGTTGGCCGTTCAAGGCCTGATCTGCGTCGTCAGTGCTGTCGCCGTGGCTGCTGTCTATGCCCGTCGCCTCGGTTGGCGACGGCCGCCTTTCACCCGCAGGCGCCGCCGCGGTGGTCTGACCGCGGCCGAGATCGCGGAACCCACGCTTGCGGATGTGAGTACTCGGTGA
- the thpR gene encoding RNA 2',3'-cyclic phosphodiesterase: MRVFAALTPPATAIDHLEHALLGVRRDDVEWRWVLPDRWHLTLAFYGEVSEFTADRVALRLERVAGRQAPLQLCFAGVGAFDRPSRARVIWAGVRTIADDGSLARLADRCRAAGRRAGVTMPQTDRGFRAHLTLARARTNPVDARGFLAALAGYTGPVWTATHLQLIRSFLGPVPRYETLGSWPLSDGAS; this comes from the coding sequence GTGCGGGTATTTGCGGCCCTGACTCCGCCGGCGACCGCGATCGACCACCTCGAACATGCGTTGCTCGGCGTGCGGCGGGACGACGTCGAGTGGCGGTGGGTGCTTCCAGACCGCTGGCACCTCACGTTGGCCTTCTACGGCGAGGTGTCGGAGTTCACTGCGGATCGGGTTGCGCTACGCCTTGAGCGGGTCGCCGGCCGGCAAGCGCCGTTGCAGCTGTGCTTTGCCGGGGTTGGTGCTTTTGACCGGCCATCGCGCGCCCGGGTGATCTGGGCGGGAGTGCGGACGATCGCGGACGACGGCAGCCTGGCGCGGTTGGCCGACCGATGCCGTGCCGCCGGTCGCCGGGCCGGCGTGACGATGCCGCAGACCGATCGGGGTTTTCGGGCCCACCTGACCCTTGCCCGTGCCCGCACGAATCCGGTGGACGCGAGGGGTTTTCTCGCCGCGCTGGCCGGCTATACGGGGCCGGTGTGGACGGCGACCCACCTGCAGCTGATCCGCAGCTTTCTCGGTCCGGTGCCCCGCTACGAAACGCTCGGATCGTGGCCGCTTAGCGACGGCGCGTCGTGA
- a CDS encoding aldo/keto reductase: MEYVHLGRSGLRVSRLCLGTMNFGPVTEPAEAFRIMDRAHEHGINFFDTANVYGWGENKGRTETIIGEWFAQGGGRRERTVLATKVYGDMGEWPNEGRLSALNIRRACDASLRRLRTDYIDLYQMHHIDRETPWDEIWEAFEVLRLQGKILYAGSSNFAGWHIAQAQEAARRRNFLGLISEQSLYNLAARTVELEVLPAARAYGLGVIPWSPLHGGLLGGVLRRTDQERSKGGRATEELERRRSAVEAYEAFCDELGEHPAAVALAWLLHQPGVTAPIIGPRTVDQFDMALRATELRLDEKALARLDEIWPGPGGEAPEAYAW, translated from the coding sequence ATGGAGTACGTACATCTCGGCCGCAGTGGACTGCGCGTTTCCCGACTCTGTCTCGGCACGATGAACTTCGGGCCGGTCACCGAACCGGCGGAGGCGTTCCGGATCATGGACCGGGCGCACGAGCACGGCATCAACTTCTTCGACACCGCCAACGTCTACGGCTGGGGTGAAAACAAGGGGCGGACCGAGACCATCATCGGTGAATGGTTCGCCCAGGGCGGTGGACGGCGCGAGCGCACCGTGCTCGCCACGAAGGTGTACGGCGACATGGGGGAGTGGCCGAACGAGGGCCGGCTCTCCGCGCTGAACATTCGCCGGGCGTGCGATGCATCGCTGCGCCGGCTGCGCACCGACTACATCGACCTATACCAGATGCACCACATCGACCGGGAAACGCCCTGGGACGAAATCTGGGAAGCCTTCGAAGTGCTGCGTCTGCAAGGGAAGATTCTGTACGCCGGATCGTCGAATTTCGCCGGCTGGCACATCGCGCAGGCGCAAGAAGCAGCTCGCCGGCGGAATTTCCTCGGATTGATCAGCGAACAGTCGCTGTACAACCTGGCCGCACGTACCGTCGAACTCGAGGTGCTGCCGGCAGCCCGAGCGTACGGCCTGGGAGTGATTCCATGGAGCCCGCTCCACGGCGGGCTTCTCGGCGGCGTGCTCCGCCGCACCGATCAGGAGCGGTCCAAGGGCGGCCGTGCGACTGAGGAACTCGAGCGCCGGCGCAGTGCAGTCGAGGCGTACGAGGCGTTCTGCGACGAGCTGGGCGAACACCCGGCGGCGGTAGCGCTAGCCTGGCTGTTGCATCAGCCGGGCGTCACCGCGCCGATCATCGGCCCCCGGACCGTCGATCAATTCGACATGGCACTGCGCGCCACGGAACTCCGGCTCGACGAGAAGGCTCTCGCCCGGCTCGACGAGATCTGGCCCGGCCCGGGAGGCGAAGCCCCCGAAGCCTATGCGTGGTAA
- a CDS encoding MarR family winged helix-turn-helix transcriptional regulator, which translates to MSTRELASELRVSLMRLVRRLRAQRPDHGLTLTQLSALGTLERLGPMRIGELAEREKVQPPSMTRTVAALEERGLVTRTTDPTDRRNVVVAVSRRGLELLRDDRRRREQWLAARLAELSDDERALLARVAPILDRIARS; encoded by the coding sequence ATGAGCACGCGCGAATTGGCGAGCGAGCTGCGGGTTTCGTTGATGCGCTTGGTCCGCCGACTCCGAGCGCAGCGACCCGACCACGGCCTCACCCTGACCCAACTCTCCGCCCTCGGCACGTTGGAACGACTCGGCCCGATGCGGATCGGTGAACTTGCCGAGCGAGAGAAAGTGCAGCCCCCCTCGATGACCCGGACCGTCGCCGCCCTCGAGGAACGCGGCCTGGTCACCCGCACCACCGATCCCACCGATCGACGCAACGTGGTCGTCGCCGTGAGCCGGCGCGGCCTCGAACTGCTTCGCGATGACCGGCGCCGCCGCGAACAATGGCTGGCCGCCCGCCTCGCGGAATTGAGCGACGACGAACGTGCGCTGCTTGCGCGCGTCGCACCGATCCTCGACCGGATCGCCCGATCGTGA
- the serC gene encoding phosphoserine transaminase, translating into MTDATPDITIPDHLKPRDGRFGAGPSKVRPEAVAGLAAAGTTYLGTSHRRTGVKSVVARIRHGLRDLFSLPDGYEVVLGNGGATAFWDIATANLIRSRSQHLSFGEFSSKFAAAVRKAPFLDKPSVIESEPGTHPWAQAEAGIDVYALTHNETSTGVMMPIQRVSGADADALVLVDATSAAGGLAVDIRETDVYYFSPQKCFGSDGGLWIALMSPAAIDRVAEIHATGRWIPAFLDLSIAIDNSRQDQTYNTPALATLWLLADQIDWMNERGGLAFTTARTADSAQRLYTWAEKSDYATPFVADPAQRSHVVGTIDFADNVDAAKVAAILRRNGIVDTEPYRKLGRNQLRIAMFPAIDPDDVDALTACIDYVVTRLR; encoded by the coding sequence GTGACGGACGCCACACCCGACATCACCATTCCCGACCACCTCAAACCGCGGGACGGCCGCTTCGGCGCCGGCCCGTCGAAAGTCCGGCCCGAAGCCGTCGCCGGCCTCGCCGCCGCCGGCACGACCTACCTCGGCACGTCGCACCGCCGCACCGGAGTGAAGAGCGTCGTCGCACGAATCCGGCACGGACTACGAGACCTCTTCTCGCTGCCGGACGGCTACGAGGTAGTGCTGGGCAACGGCGGCGCCACCGCGTTCTGGGACATTGCCACAGCGAACCTCATCCGCAGCCGCTCGCAGCACCTCAGTTTCGGCGAATTCTCCAGCAAATTCGCCGCCGCCGTGCGGAAAGCACCGTTCCTCGACAAACCGTCGGTCATCGAGAGCGAGCCGGGCACGCATCCGTGGGCGCAGGCCGAGGCCGGGATCGACGTGTATGCGTTGACGCACAACGAAACCTCCACCGGGGTGATGATGCCGATCCAGCGGGTCAGCGGTGCGGACGCCGATGCGCTCGTTCTCGTCGACGCGACCTCCGCAGCCGGCGGATTGGCCGTGGACATCCGCGAAACAGACGTCTATTACTTCTCGCCGCAGAAGTGCTTCGGTTCAGACGGCGGGCTCTGGATTGCCCTGATGTCCCCTGCGGCGATTGACCGGGTGGCGGAAATCCACGCGACGGGACGCTGGATACCGGCGTTCCTTGACCTCTCCATCGCCATCGACAACAGCCGGCAGGATCAGACCTACAACACCCCGGCGCTCGCGACCCTCTGGTTGCTCGCCGACCAGATTGACTGGATGAACGAACGCGGCGGTCTCGCGTTCACTACGGCGCGGACCGCTGATTCCGCCCAGCGGCTGTACACCTGGGCAGAGAAAAGCGACTATGCGACGCCGTTCGTTGCGGACCCTGCTCAACGGTCGCACGTCGTCGGCACTATCGATTTCGCCGACAACGTCGACGCGGCCAAGGTTGCGGCGATCCTTCGCCGCAACGGCATCGTCGATACCGAGCCGTACCGGAAATTGGGTCGCAACCAATTGCGGATTGCCATGTTCCCCGCCATCGATCCGGACGACGTCGACGCTCTCACCGCATGCATCGACTATGTCGTGACGCGACTGCGTTGA